A genomic stretch from Acetobacter ascendens includes:
- a CDS encoding SGNH/GDSL hydrolase family protein, translated as MTQNISLSLNSLLEKNSQISSQSKKTLQIPSEASFIESTHGSGLGAINRLILQGNAKVQNGRRKGIHPTYLAPPSMFPATVRSEHLTAFHKACRKKQATIMVMGDSIFATASDMVCHTENATYSWLETLQQQIPHVRFTFINAAAGGRSWKDMNSQVTPAPEWINPPQNMNWKEAVRYYQPDLLLLHSGGNDVGNFNPLDVKELIAFFLSAPKSPSIILGLTHHPSQASTINGYATQEYQEGLDGIIKWLRTYAQREGFGYLDFHRWHSMRRDGFDPCELALTRVIPEEGSGLPSFGSYISETPHNYWDFPTCENENQIAANNCTDFALAFELEKKPAFLSLNLSSGYSSAFHPPYSNKLHVFFDDDSGFIAYSWSDGTHPDEDKKRITNIPIPCFPALFNIMVKGSRLVFSIWVPLSHTNWQPEHLNTLGTGYQYVCDETIIRFGSPFTPRLEWAGYNRLRIFNLCVANASVVSKNAVRNMPDRTDNDLYEHTYAAGGSGHYHMNAYGVRDILTPVFRAQNWSENGFPT; from the coding sequence ATGACCCAAAATATATCTTTATCCTTAAACTCGTTACTTGAAAAAAACTCACAAATATCATCGCAATCTAAAAAAACTCTCCAAATTCCATCGGAAGCTTCTTTTATTGAAAGCACGCATGGAAGTGGTTTAGGTGCTATAAACCGTCTTATTTTGCAAGGGAATGCCAAGGTTCAGAACGGTCGGCGTAAAGGTATTCATCCAACCTATTTAGCGCCACCATCCATGTTTCCAGCTACTGTGAGATCAGAACATCTCACAGCTTTCCATAAAGCTTGTCGGAAAAAACAAGCAACCATTATGGTTATGGGAGATAGTATATTTGCAACCGCAAGTGATATGGTTTGCCATACAGAGAATGCTACTTATTCATGGTTGGAAACACTCCAACAACAAATCCCACATGTAAGATTTACATTTATCAATGCAGCTGCAGGTGGACGGTCTTGGAAGGATATGAACTCACAAGTTACTCCAGCACCCGAATGGATAAATCCACCACAAAACATGAATTGGAAAGAAGCGGTCCGGTATTATCAGCCCGATCTGCTTCTTCTGCATAGTGGTGGTAATGACGTTGGAAATTTCAACCCTCTTGATGTGAAAGAATTAATCGCTTTCTTTTTAAGCGCACCTAAATCACCATCAATTATTTTAGGCTTAACGCATCACCCTTCTCAGGCATCCACTATTAATGGTTATGCAACACAAGAATATCAGGAAGGTCTGGACGGTATCATCAAGTGGTTGCGTACATATGCGCAACGAGAAGGATTTGGTTATCTGGATTTTCACCGCTGGCATAGCATGCGGCGTGATGGATTTGATCCCTGTGAACTCGCTCTTACACGTGTAATCCCCGAAGAAGGATCTGGCCTACCATCTTTTGGCTCTTATATTTCGGAAACTCCCCATAATTATTGGGATTTTCCTACCTGCGAAAACGAAAATCAGATTGCTGCCAATAATTGTACAGATTTTGCTCTTGCATTCGAATTAGAAAAAAAGCCTGCTTTCCTTTCTCTGAATCTCAGCTCTGGATACTCTAGCGCATTTCATCCACCCTACTCCAATAAACTACATGTATTTTTTGACGATGACAGCGGTTTTATTGCTTATTCTTGGAGTGATGGCACACACCCAGATGAAGATAAAAAACGAATAACAAATATTCCTATTCCGTGTTTCCCTGCTCTTTTTAATATTATGGTTAAGGGAAGCCGCCTTGTTTTTTCAATATGGGTGCCTCTTTCGCATACAAACTGGCAACCAGAACATCTCAACACTCTAGGCACAGGTTATCAATATGTTTGCGATGAAACTATAATTAGATTTGGAAGTCCCTTTACCCCTCGCCTAGAATGGGCGGGCTACAATAGATTGCGTATTTTTAATCTCTGCGTTGCTAATGCTTCTGTAGTTAGTAAAAATGCAGTCAGAAATATGCCTGATCGCACAGACAATGATTTGTATGAACACACCTACGCAGCCGGAGGTTCTGGCCATTATCATATGAATGCTTATGGCGTGCGAGATATTCTTACTCCAGTATTTAGAGCGCAAAATTGGAGCGAAAATGGCTTTCCAACATAA